Below is a window of Streptomyces sp. ITFR-16 DNA.
GTGCGAAAAACGGTTGCCGCTCGATGACGGCCGATGGACACAATGTGTATCGCACGCGCCGCCGTGAATGCCGGTCGACCGACTCATTTGCCGACCTTGGCACCGGTTTTGCGCTTTCAGACTTTTCGGGGGAATCGAGGAACTATGTCGTATGCAGAGGTACCGGGGGCGAAGGTCCCGATCCGGATGTGGACCGATCCGGCGTCGGTCGAGGACGTGGCGATGCAGCAGCTGCGCAACGTCTCCACGCTGCCCTGGATCAAGGGCCTGGCCGTCATGCCGGACGTCCATTTCGGCAAGGGCGCCACGGTCGGCTCGGTGATCGCGATGCACGGGGCGGTCTGCCCGGCGGCGGTGGGCGTGGACATCGGCTGCGGCATGTCCGCGGTGAAGACCTCGCTGACCGCCAACGATCTGCCCGGGGACCTGTCCGGGCTCCGGTCCAAGATCGAGCAGGCCATTCCGGTGGGCCGGGGGATGCACGACGACCCGGTGGACCCGGGCCGGCTGCACGGGCTGTCGGCGACCCACTGGGACGACTTCTGGGGCCGGTTCGACGGGGTGGCCGACGCGGTCAGGTTCCGTCGGGAACGGGCCACGAAGCAGATGGGAACGCTCGGGTCGGGAAACCACTTCATCGAGTTCTGCCTCGACGAGGCGGGTTCGGTCTGGCTGATGCTGCACTCCGGGTCCCGGAACATCGGCAAGGAGCTGGCCGACTTCCACATCGGCCGGGCGCGGCAGCTGGCGCACAACCAGGGTCTGGTCGACCGCGACCTGGCGGTCTTCCTCGCGGACACCCCGGAGATGGGGGACTACCGCAACGACCTGTTCTGGGCGCAGGAGTACGCGAAGAACAACCGCGCGATCATGATGGCGCTCTTCCAGGACGTGGTCCGCAAGGAGTTCAAGAAGGCCAAGGTCACCTTCGAGCCGGTCATCTCCTGCCACCACAACTACGTGGCGGAGGAGCGGTACGACGGCATGGACCTGCTGGTCACCCGGAAGGGTGCCATCCGGGCCGGCTCCGGTGACTTCGGGATCATCCCGGGCTCGATGGGCACCGGCTCGTACATCGTGAAGGGCCTCGGCAACGAGAAGTCCTTCAACTCCGCCTCGCACGGCGCGGGCCGGAAGATGAGCCGGAACGCGGCGAAGAAGCGCTTCTCGACGAAGGACCTGGAGGACCAGACGCGGGGCGTGGAGTGCCGTAAGGACTCCGGCGTCGTGGACGAGATCCCGGGGGCGTACAAGCCGATCGAGAAGGTCATCGACCAGCAGCGGGACCTCGTCGAGGTCGTCGCGAAGCTGAAGCAGGTCATCTGCGTGAAGGGCTGACGCGGGGGCCCGGGTCCGGGGACCCCGCGTCGGGGGCGCGGGGTTCAGCCCGTGCGGTGGACCTTGGAGTTGGAGGCCTGGGCGCGGGGGCGGACCA
It encodes the following:
- a CDS encoding RtcB family protein, whose amino-acid sequence is MSYAEVPGAKVPIRMWTDPASVEDVAMQQLRNVSTLPWIKGLAVMPDVHFGKGATVGSVIAMHGAVCPAAVGVDIGCGMSAVKTSLTANDLPGDLSGLRSKIEQAIPVGRGMHDDPVDPGRLHGLSATHWDDFWGRFDGVADAVRFRRERATKQMGTLGSGNHFIEFCLDEAGSVWLMLHSGSRNIGKELADFHIGRARQLAHNQGLVDRDLAVFLADTPEMGDYRNDLFWAQEYAKNNRAIMMALFQDVVRKEFKKAKVTFEPVISCHHNYVAEERYDGMDLLVTRKGAIRAGSGDFGIIPGSMGTGSYIVKGLGNEKSFNSASHGAGRKMSRNAAKKRFSTKDLEDQTRGVECRKDSGVVDEIPGAYKPIEKVIDQQRDLVEVVAKLKQVICVKG